The Stigmatella aurantiaca DW4/3-1 genome contains the following window.
TTCAGACGGGACAGATCGTCGGGGCCTACGAGTACTCGCGGGTGGAGTTGCTGCGCCGCTTCGCTCGGCGCTACCGGGCCGCGGTCACGGTCACGGGGGTGGCCCTGTTGCTGCTCGCCGCCTTGGGCACGGAAAGCTTTCTGGCCATCATCTCCCAGCGCGATGCCGCCCGGGCGGCCCGGCAGCAGGCGCAGGAGCTCTCCGACAACCTCCTGCTGACGAAGGCGCGGGACAGCGTCGAGGAAGCGCCCAACGATGCCCTCGAATCGCTGAGGGGAATCTCGCCGGGCTTCAAGCAGTGGACGGCGGTCCGGACGGTCGCCGCGGATGCCCAGGCCCATGGTTTCGCCACCGTGCTGCGCGGTCACACCCAGCACATCAATGACATCGCCTTCACGGCCGACGGCAGGTATCTCGTGTCCGCCAGCGACGACCACACGCTGCGTGTCTGGGATGCCCAACAGGGCAAGAGCCATCGAATCCTGCGCAATGACGCCACGGCCGACACCGACGCGGACGACGTGTGGCGCATCCGGATGCTCCCGGGCAACCAGGCGTTCATCTCGAGTGGCAAGGATGGTGTCCTGCGCCAGTGGGATCTCACCACCGGCAAAGACAGGATCTTCGCGGTCCTTCCGGGGCCCGTGTCGGCGATCACCGTGGGCTGTCAGGGGAAGTGTCTGCTCGCCGCGACCCAGACGGAGGATGTGCTCCATTGTTGGGAGCTGGCCACGGGCCAGGAGCGCACGTTCCACACGGGCGTCCAGGGCATCGAGGAACTGGTGGCCTCGCCGCTGGGTTCCTGGGTGTTCGCGCGAGGCTATCGCGATGCCCCCTCGGCCCTGGGAGACGTGGAGAGAGGTGCCTTCAACGTGTTGAAGCAGGCTCGGCCCACCGTGGGAGGGTTCTCCGCGGAGGGCCGGCTCTTCACGGTGGACATCCAGGGCGAACTCCACTCCTGGAAGCCTGGAACCTCCGAGCGGCACCTGATTGCCCGTGACCTGGGCATCGGCACCTCGCTCGCCTTCGTGCCGGGGACCCCTTGGGTGGTGATTGGCACCCAGGAAGGGGTTATCCGGCTTCGGAACCACGCCACGGGCCAGATGCGGGAATTGCGCCAGCACGAAGGGCTCGTCAACAGCCTGGCGGTCACTTCGGATGGCCGTTACCTCGCCTCGGCCAGCGCCGATCGGACCTCGGTCCTCTGGGAACTCGAGACCGGCGAACCCCGGGTGCTGCGGCGGGCCCGGCAGCAGGCGCACCTCGTCCAGTTCTCCCCGGATGACCGGCAACTGGCCGTGGCCAGCTTCAATGGACAGGTGCGCCTGTTCTCCATGGAGACGAACCTTCACCGCAAGCTCTCGGTGGGGACTGCTCCACAGGTCTCGCTGGAGCTTTCCTCCGATGGCCAGAGGCTGGCTTCCCTGTCGGCGCGGGGAGATCTGCGGCTTCTCGATGCCTCTTCGGGCAAAGTCCTTCTGGAGGCGCCCGGCTTCGTCCCGGATGCGATGGCCTTCTCCCCGGACGGCCAGTGGCTGGCCGCGGGGGGACTCGATGGACGGGTCCACGTGTTCGCGGCCGCCACGGGAAGCGCGCAGCCTGTCCTGCTGGGACATGGGGCCCGGGTGACGTCCGTTATCTTCTCGAGGGATGGCCACCGCCTCGCCACGGCGGATGAGCAGGGGGAGGTGTGGCTGTGGGCGCCTTCCTCGGGGAAGGGACACCGGCTCGGCGGACAGGGGGTGAAGGTGTGGCAGCTCGCGTTCTCACCGGGCGGCGGACACATTGCCTCCGCGGGCGATGATGGCACGGTGCGGCTGTGGGACGTGGCAACGGGTTCGTTCCGCACCCTGGCCGGGCATAGGGGCGCCGTGCGTGCCGTGGCTTTCTCTCCGAAGCCCTTGAAGGGCGATCTCCTCGTCACGGGAGGAATGGACCACCGCGTGATCTTCTGGGAGCTGGAGAGTGGCCAGAACCATTCCCACACCACGAGCGGTGGGGGCGTCTTGGAATTGCGCTACTCGCCCCAGGGGGACGTGGTGGCGAGCCGCGACCAGAAGGATGGCCGCGTGAGGCTTTGGGATGGACGGACGGGGGAGCCGCACCCCATTCCCGTGCTCACCCACCAGGCCGATGTCTTGGGCCTCGCTTTCTCTCCCGATGGGACACGCCTGGCTTCGGCGAGTCTCGACAAAACCGCGCGGCTCTGGGACCTGGCCACCGGGGAGAGCCGTGCGCTGCGAGGCCACACCGGCCCGGTGGAGGCGGTGGCCTTCTTTCCGGAGGGCAAGACCCTCGCCTCGACTGGGCAGGATGGCAGCCTCCGGCTCTGGCCGGACAATCTGCCCTTGGAGCCGGAGCCCCTGCGTGCTTGGTTGAAGTCCTTTATGATCGATGAGCCGCCGCCCACGAACTCCTGGGATTGAGGGGGGAGGGACGTGGGGGCTCAGCGCTTGCCGGAGAGAGCCGGTGGGTCTGGGCCTCTCACTGCGCTTCTGGCTTCAGCCGCGCCCACGGGCTGGGATCCGCATAGGGGAATGGGCTCGATCGAAGGCCGCGTGGTGCTGGACCTGGCCTCCTGAGGCCAGGTCCGTGGCCAGGGCGCGGCGCTGCCTCCGCCGCACCCCGGACCGGGACTACCACTGATCGGGGTCGGCGTCGGCGAAGGTGGTGCCCGCGCCAATCTCGTCGAACCAGATGCTGCGGTTGCTCTGGCTGCCCTGCATGTACTTGTCGTCGTACCAGCCGTTCGCATAGAGGCCGACGCGGAACTGGAAGTACCGGTCGTCGGAAATGGTGGTGCTCAGGTTGTACTGCTCGAGGACCTTGTTGCCGTCGAACCACATCTTGTAGAAGCCCGTGCCGTCGCTCGCCCACTTCGCTTGGATCACGACCTTGTGCCACTCACCGGCGGAGACGGTGGCCAGGTTGTTGAACGTGAGTGTCTTCTGCGCGCAGATCGAGCCGTACTTGACGCGCGTGGAGAGCTGGTTGCCCGACAGCCAGACCATGCTGGTCGGCATGTAGTCGTCACAGCCGGTGTTGGAGAAGTCGGCGATGAACTGGGCGATGTTGTACGACTGAGGCTGGAACTGCCAGTCGTTCTGCAGACGGAACGCGAAGCCGTAGAACCCCGTGTCGCCGCGGCGGTACACGTTGTTCTTCACGACCTCCGAGTGGTACCGGCCCTTGTACGCGGAATCGTAGATCTGCGTCATCTTGAGGGCCGTGGGGCTGCCCCCATAGGTAACGTTCGTCACCTCGGTGACCGAGCCGTTGTGCTCCCGGTTGATGGAGTTCCAGCCGGACAGGGTGCCCGTGTTGTGGAAGATGACGGCGGCCTCCGCCACCAGGGCAACCGCGAACAGAGAGGCGCCGACCGTGACGCCGATTTTTTTGAGCTTCATGGATCTCGTGAGGGGACAGGGGAGGAACGGATGCAGGACCGGGTTCCCGCCCTGGGGGGGACAGGACCCGCCTCTTAACCAGGAAATTCTGGCTAAAGGCAGGATACACGATTTACAACGTTGTCGGAATCCGATTTTTGAGGCGCCAGGCCGTGGGCGAAGTGCCGCGGCGCGGCAAGAGGAGGCCCCCGACAAAGCAAAACAGCCCCCTCTTCCCGCGACGCTGCCGGGCAGAGGGGGCCGTCCATGGGAGGCTTCTTCAAGCCATCAAGGCTTGGTCCAGGTATAGGTCGGAGAGTCGTACTGCGTGCCGTTCTTGTTGTAGGTGAACGAGTACGTGACGACCTTTCCGGCACTCAGACCGGTCACACTGGTCTCAAAGCGGGCCGCGCCGCTGTTGTACGTCATGGTGACGTTCTGCTGCCCGATGCCCGGGTAGCTGTAGTGCACGATGACGTAGCTGGCCGTGAAGCCGGTGGGCTTGAACCACAGGAGCGCCTGGGTGGCGTTGACGTTGGTGGCACCATACGTGAAGTCGGTGCCGGAGCCGCCGCCCGCCTGCGTGGTGGCCGTCGCGGTGTTGCTGGCCGCCGAGGTGTTGCCCGCCGCATCCCGTGCCCTGACGGTGTAGCTGTAGGCCGTCGAGGCCGCCAGCCCCGTGTCGCTGTACGAGTTCGTGCCCGAGGAGCCCACGGCGGAGCCGTTGCGGTAGACGTCGTAGCCGCTCACGCCCACGTTGTCCGATGACGCGTTCCAGCTCAGGTTGATCTGGC
Protein-coding sequences here:
- a CDS encoding serine/threonine-protein kinase, yielding MSQAKPLKTDGSPPEAGASDSAPASTAPPLGVGSQATDPSGIGDAPTLRASSSSRLEPPLPGQWLPEVDPAYYALEGELAHGGIGRILRARDLRLGRPVALKQMLSPSPEAESRFVTEALVTARLEHPAIVPVHEVGRWPDGELFYSMKLVSGRSLADVVSECETLKDRLALLPHVLAVAEAMAYAHSERIIHRDLKPDNILVGGFGETVIIDWGLAKDLARAENAVSPDTAGLTGASRDGGLTRMGTVMGTPAYMPPEQAAGQSVDERADVYALGAILYHLLAGSRPYEGDTSDQVLARVMKGPPPPLVSLQESIPRDLLAIVTKAMARRPEERYATAREMAEDLRRFQTGQIVGAYEYSRVELLRRFARRYRAAVTVTGVALLLLAALGTESFLAIISQRDAARAARQQAQELSDNLLLTKARDSVEEAPNDALESLRGISPGFKQWTAVRTVAADAQAHGFATVLRGHTQHINDIAFTADGRYLVSASDDHTLRVWDAQQGKSHRILRNDATADTDADDVWRIRMLPGNQAFISSGKDGVLRQWDLTTGKDRIFAVLPGPVSAITVGCQGKCLLAATQTEDVLHCWELATGQERTFHTGVQGIEELVASPLGSWVFARGYRDAPSALGDVERGAFNVLKQARPTVGGFSAEGRLFTVDIQGELHSWKPGTSERHLIARDLGIGTSLAFVPGTPWVVIGTQEGVIRLRNHATGQMRELRQHEGLVNSLAVTSDGRYLASASADRTSVLWELETGEPRVLRRARQQAHLVQFSPDDRQLAVASFNGQVRLFSMETNLHRKLSVGTAPQVSLELSSDGQRLASLSARGDLRLLDASSGKVLLEAPGFVPDAMAFSPDGQWLAAGGLDGRVHVFAAATGSAQPVLLGHGARVTSVIFSRDGHRLATADEQGEVWLWAPSSGKGHRLGGQGVKVWQLAFSPGGGHIASAGDDGTVRLWDVATGSFRTLAGHRGAVRAVAFSPKPLKGDLLVTGGMDHRVIFWELESGQNHSHTTSGGGVLELRYSPQGDVVASRDQKDGRVRLWDGRTGEPHPIPVLTHQADVLGLAFSPDGTRLASASLDKTARLWDLATGESRALRGHTGPVEAVAFFPEGKTLASTGQDGSLRLWPDNLPLEPEPLRAWLKSFMIDEPPPTNSWD
- a CDS encoding polysaccharide lyase produces the protein MKLKKIGVTVGASLFAVALVAEAAVIFHNTGTLSGWNSINREHNGSVTEVTNVTYGGSPTALKMTQIYDSAYKGRYHSEVVKNNVYRRGDTGFYGFAFRLQNDWQFQPQSYNIAQFIADFSNTGCDDYMPTSMVWLSGNQLSTRVKYGSICAQKTLTFNNLATVSAGEWHKVVIQAKWASDGTGFYKMWFDGNKVLEQYNLSTTISDDRYFQFRVGLYANGWYDDKYMQGSQSNRSIWFDEIGAGTTFADADPDQW